A section of the Mycoplasmopsis synoviae ATCC 25204 genome encodes:
- the dnaG gene encoding DNA primase has translation MKISELKDLINQKLNIVSVISNFISLSKKGNNYIGLCPFHEDKNASLTTNETKKIYKCFSCGEAGGIVEFIQKFKKISFMEALKIAATMANIDESEFSFLNKEFKQNFTYDQIKIYDLLDFTNTFYKTNYLKSELARNYAKERKIDSPQIRQRFDIGFADNKTKEYLIENDYQLNELKNAGIINENFNSIINNRLTFGIRNQDGKIVAFSGRDLTNNSSAKYVNSTENLVFKKSSILYNYHNVKDEIFNKKEVYIVEGFMDVIAFYKAGIENVIAIMGVELSSAHINLLKGVKINLFLDNDQAGKIATYKLIKKLANHNNVVSVIKNTYNKDADEILLSQGKEVLIKMLNENKVSAIDFAFNSLFEDFNLDKQKDFNNINEFCRKIDDTFGLAPPSIKNYLTSLIKEKLNFDYKFKASFTPRSFSENKPVYKPKINEKNLLIKLKAEKRNELLIMLLSNPDMINYFFDDSLKWELLTQGTSDDFYSHYEKNISIKDKSKSDQIKAGIVNFLHKKIYSELSKTYLVDEKQLLDLIKNYVDQNWDYWILKDKENIDTINQIRRITRLLTMSYLDIQKPKRLNTSVFINKLQNIKSLAEACESDEKYIKYLKDKK, from the coding sequence TTGAAAATTAGTGAACTAAAAGACTTAATTAATCAGAAATTAAATATAGTTTCGGTTATTTCTAATTTTATTTCACTATCTAAAAAAGGAAATAACTATATTGGCCTATGTCCTTTCCATGAAGATAAAAACGCCAGCCTAACTACTAATGAAACTAAAAAAATTTATAAATGTTTTTCATGTGGTGAAGCTGGCGGAATTGTAGAATTCATTCAAAAGTTTAAAAAAATAAGTTTCATGGAAGCGCTTAAAATTGCAGCCACCATGGCAAATATTGACGAATCTGAATTTAGTTTTTTAAATAAAGAATTCAAGCAAAACTTCACCTATGATCAAATTAAAATTTACGATCTACTTGACTTTACAAATACTTTTTATAAAACTAATTATCTAAAGTCAGAACTTGCTCGAAATTACGCCAAGGAAAGAAAAATAGATTCTCCGCAAATCCGACAGCGATTTGACATCGGTTTTGCGGATAATAAAACTAAAGAATATTTAATTGAAAATGATTATCAATTAAATGAATTAAAAAACGCCGGAATAATTAATGAAAATTTCAATTCAATAATTAATAACCGGCTTACATTTGGAATTAGAAATCAAGACGGAAAAATTGTTGCATTTTCTGGAAGAGATTTAACAAATAATTCTAGTGCTAAATATGTTAATTCAACTGAAAATTTAGTTTTTAAAAAATCAAGCATTTTATATAACTATCATAATGTTAAAGACGAAATTTTTAATAAAAAAGAAGTTTATATAGTTGAAGGCTTTATGGACGTAATTGCATTTTATAAAGCCGGAATAGAAAACGTTATTGCAATTATGGGAGTTGAATTATCAAGCGCTCATATTAATCTTTTAAAAGGTGTTAAAATTAATCTATTTTTAGATAATGATCAAGCCGGTAAAATTGCAACATATAAATTAATTAAGAAGTTAGCAAATCATAATAATGTCGTTTCTGTTATAAAAAATACCTATAACAAAGATGCCGACGAAATTCTTCTTTCACAAGGTAAAGAAGTCTTAATTAAAATGCTAAATGAAAATAAAGTTAGCGCCATCGATTTTGCATTTAATTCATTGTTTGAAGATTTTAATTTAGATAAACAAAAAGACTTTAATAATATCAATGAATTTTGCAGAAAAATTGATGATACATTTGGCCTTGCGCCACCATCCATAAAAAACTATCTAACTTCTTTAATTAAAGAAAAACTAAATTTTGATTATAAATTTAAAGCAAGTTTTACTCCAAGAAGTTTTTCTGAAAATAAACCTGTATACAAACCTAAAATAAATGAGAAAAATCTTCTTATAAAACTAAAAGCTGAAAAACGTAATGAATTATTAATTATGCTTTTATCAAATCCAGATATGATTAATTATTTCTTTGATGATTCACTTAAATGAGAATTATTAACCCAAGGAACTTCAGATGACTTTTATAGTCATTATGAAAAAAATATAAGCATAAAGGATAAATCTAAAAGCGATCAAATAAAAGCTGGTATTGTAAATTTTTTACATAAAAAAATTTATAGTGAACTTAGTAAAACTTATTTAGTTGATGAAAAACAGTTATTAGATTTAATTAAAAATTACGTTGATCAAAATTGAGATTATTGAATTCTTAAAGACAAAGAAAACATAGATACAATTAATCAAATAAGAAGAATAACTAGACTTCTCACCATGAGTTATTTAGATATTCAAAAACCAAAAAGGCTTAATACAAGCGTTTTTATAAATAAATTACAAAACATCAAATCACTAGCAGAAGCTTGTGAAAGTGATGAAAAATATATTAAATATTTGAAAGACAAAAAATAA
- a CDS encoding RNA polymerase sigma factor encodes MATPKKAKLSTTSKVKTESKKVVAKKAPAPNARVKAEPKKELKTVSKAKTTKATPKKVEIKKAAPIKKVASKKVEKSFSKKAASVAKTKAVKKAPAVKVEKKVAASKAKVSESKTKKVEVKKPAAKTTSKAKATKAPAAKKVAAKPVAVKKQAASTKVKTTEVKTTKKAVVKKAVKPAVKKAAPAAKAKVEAKEKSKAKVASTTTKKVATKASAKTAKVEKKAAPVKASVTKKVAPKKEEKKTKTTTKKKQLKTKTTKTQAKNSTLNTKTSAKPKTKEVKKASKASVFTSAKAQENEELSDKEISYNLILDQLKKSKPHQKKWKVEEVLEFIERKKLDIEEEVVDELFDFFAQKNLFKADENIVSSEKDLKEEFEEELKAEKKSKSAKDLKLNFNADFDDDLLDEDDSPLFDSYDDEEFDDDFIEDEEVDVNLEEYDHDEEEDEEEDEKLEEDDELDFSLVASDDDLDELDLDNFSPDEIDLQIDEENKKQDLSNKLTETTDIVKWYMRWIGKYGKLLTPQEEKDLAEKMDKGGSRGKRARDLIIKRNLRLVVNAAKKYKNRGLSFIDLVSEGNAGLLKAAQKFDIKKGFKFSTYATWWIRQSISRAVADQARIIRVPVHMVETINKIYKIEREIQQENGGEIIDEEIAARLGGKSKKYDASYIRYIRKINTSPISLDKQVGKENDSFFGDFVKDESIISPVEFADKEELITKINYYVEKLLSEAEADLIKRYHGIGYDAKGNPVRSATLDEISKDFRGEGKKISKERVRQIITKIYKKLRGYPEVVELFENFIKFKNED; translated from the coding sequence ATGGCAACACCAAAGAAAGCTAAATTAAGTACTACTTCAAAAGTAAAAACAGAATCAAAAAAAGTTGTAGCTAAAAAAGCTCCAGCTCCAAATGCAAGGGTTAAAGCAGAACCTAAAAAAGAATTAAAGACTGTTTCAAAAGCAAAAACAACTAAAGCTACTCCTAAAAAAGTAGAAATTAAAAAAGCTGCGCCTATTAAAAAAGTTGCAAGTAAAAAAGTAGAAAAATCTTTTAGTAAAAAAGCTGCTTCTGTAGCTAAAACAAAAGCAGTTAAAAAAGCTCCTGCAGTTAAAGTAGAAAAAAAAGTTGCAGCATCAAAAGCAAAAGTTAGCGAAAGCAAAACTAAAAAAGTAGAAGTTAAAAAACCAGCTGCAAAAACTACTTCAAAAGCTAAAGCAACAAAAGCTCCAGCTGCTAAAAAAGTTGCTGCAAAACCTGTAGCAGTTAAAAAACAAGCAGCTAGCACAAAAGTAAAAACAACAGAAGTTAAAACAACAAAAAAAGCAGTAGTTAAAAAAGCTGTAAAACCTGCTGTTAAAAAAGCTGCACCAGCTGCTAAAGCTAAAGTAGAAGCAAAAGAAAAATCAAAGGCTAAAGTGGCTTCTACAACAACAAAAAAAGTAGCAACTAAAGCTTCTGCAAAAACTGCTAAGGTAGAAAAAAAAGCAGCTCCAGTTAAAGCTAGCGTAACAAAAAAAGTAGCTCCTAAAAAAGAAGAAAAAAAAACTAAAACTACTACAAAAAAAAAGCAACTAAAAACTAAAACAACTAAAACTCAGGCAAAAAACAGCACTTTAAACACTAAAACATCTGCAAAACCAAAAACAAAAGAAGTAAAGAAAGCTAGCAAAGCTTCTGTTTTTACATCTGCAAAAGCACAAGAAAATGAAGAACTTTCAGATAAAGAAATTAGCTATAACTTAATTTTAGATCAGCTGAAAAAAAGTAAGCCACATCAGAAAAAATGAAAAGTTGAAGAAGTTTTAGAATTCATTGAAAGAAAAAAACTTGACATTGAAGAAGAAGTAGTTGATGAGCTATTTGACTTCTTTGCGCAAAAGAATTTATTTAAAGCTGATGAAAATATAGTGTCTTCAGAAAAAGATTTAAAGGAAGAATTTGAAGAAGAACTAAAGGCAGAAAAAAAATCTAAAAGTGCTAAAGATTTAAAATTAAATTTTAACGCAGATTTTGATGATGATTTATTAGATGAAGACGATTCACCACTTTTTGATTCTTATGATGACGAAGAATTTGATGATGATTTTATCGAAGATGAAGAAGTCGATGTTAATCTAGAAGAATACGATCACGACGAAGAAGAAGACGAAGAAGAAGATGAAAAATTAGAAGAAGATGACGAACTTGATTTTTCATTAGTAGCCTCTGATGATGATCTAGATGAACTTGATTTAGATAACTTTTCACCTGATGAAATTGATCTTCAAATTGATGAAGAAAACAAGAAACAAGATCTTTCAAATAAACTAACCGAAACAACCGATATCGTTAAATGATACATGCGTTGAATCGGTAAGTATGGAAAACTTTTAACTCCTCAAGAAGAAAAAGATTTAGCTGAAAAAATGGACAAAGGTGGTTCAAGAGGAAAAAGAGCTAGAGATCTAATTATTAAAAGAAACCTTCGTTTAGTAGTTAACGCTGCTAAAAAATACAAAAATAGAGGACTTAGCTTTATTGATTTAGTTTCTGAAGGTAATGCCGGTTTATTAAAAGCTGCACAAAAATTTGACATCAAAAAAGGATTTAAATTCTCAACATATGCAACTTGATGAATAAGACAATCTATTTCTAGAGCTGTTGCCGATCAAGCTAGAATTATTAGAGTGCCTGTTCATATGGTTGAAACCATTAATAAGATTTATAAAATCGAAAGAGAAATCCAACAAGAAAATGGTGGTGAAATAATCGATGAAGAAATCGCAGCAAGACTTGGTGGAAAAAGCAAAAAATATGATGCATCATATATTAGATACATTAGAAAAATAAACACAAGTCCTATTTCATTAGATAAACAAGTCGGAAAAGAAAACGATTCATTCTTTGGAGACTTTGTTAAAGATGAAAGCATTATTAGCCCTGTTGAATTTGCCGATAAAGAAGAACTAATTACCAAAATTAATTACTACGTAGAAAAACTTCTTAGCGAAGCTGAAGCTGATTTAATTAAAAGATATCACGGAATCGGTTACGATGCAAAAGGTAATCCAGTAAGATCAGCTACTCTTGATGAAATTTCAAAAGACTTCCGCGGTGAAGGTAAGAAAATTTCTAAAGAAAGAGTTCGTCAAATAATTACTAAAATTTACAAAAAACTAAGAGGATATCCTGAAGTTGTTGAGTTATTTGAAAACTTCATAAAATTTAAAAATGAAGATTAA
- a CDS encoding Nif3-like dinuclear metal center hexameric protein has translation MKIKELASFLEYLYPKDNAEEWDPVGFSLSYKNMLVRGVITCLDVTKEIVNFAIENNYNFIVSHHPFLFYEDLNEELNTYFYKKEIYELCKKHKISLFSLHTNYDSDKNGTSYQVAKFLNLFDSPAHKELKTVSKYAYCFKDNLSVSELAKAAKNSYKIDSLATNVSDLDAKFNSFCIIAGSGASEISQLKRQYKIDLFLSSDFKWSDYLFYDQSKINFLEIAHLQESVFALDLAWLLNQHFPDLKVKTINQISLPYKVI, from the coding sequence ATGAAGATTAAAGAATTAGCCTCATTTTTAGAATATTTATATCCAAAAGATAACGCCGAAGAATGAGATCCAGTTGGATTTTCACTATCATATAAAAACATGCTAGTTAGAGGCGTTATAACTTGCCTAGACGTTACTAAAGAAATCGTTAATTTTGCAATTGAAAATAACTACAATTTCATAGTTTCTCATCATCCGTTTTTATTCTATGAAGATCTGAACGAAGAGCTGAATACTTATTTTTACAAAAAAGAAATTTATGAATTATGCAAAAAGCATAAAATTTCTTTATTTTCTCTTCATACTAACTACGATAGTGATAAAAATGGAACCTCATATCAAGTAGCCAAGTTTTTAAATTTATTTGATAGTCCTGCACATAAAGAACTTAAAACAGTTTCTAAATATGCTTACTGTTTTAAAGATAATTTAAGCGTTAGTGAGCTTGCAAAAGCAGCAAAAAATAGCTATAAAATTGATTCTTTAGCGACTAACGTTAGCGATTTAGATGCTAAATTTAATTCATTTTGCATCATTGCCGGAAGCGGAGCTAGCGAGATATCTCAGCTAAAAAGACAATACAAAATTGATCTATTTTTAAGCAGCGATTTTAAGTGAAGCGATTATTTATTTTATGATCAATCTAAGATAAATTTTTTAGAAATAGCTCACCTTCAAGAATCGGTTTTTGCCCTTGATTTAGCTTGACTTTTAAATCAGCATTTTCCAGATTTAAAAGTCAAAACCATTAATCAAATAAGCCTGCCATACAAGGTAATATAA
- the secG gene encoding preprotein translocase subunit SecG: protein MLTLVIFLVLIGVCVMIVSLLMSPDSNSFSGALVGSSDLELFKVSKERGIKKFLKYFMFFLGISLILGAILLKIYV, encoded by the coding sequence ATGTTAACTCTTGTTATATTTTTAGTTTTAATTGGCGTTTGTGTGATGATAGTTTCACTATTAATGTCGCCTGATTCTAACTCATTTTCTGGAGCGTTAGTTGGTTCTAGTGATTTGGAATTATTTAAAGTTTCTAAGGAAAGAGGAATAAAAAAATTCCTAAAATACTTCATGTTTTTCCTAGGAATTTCACTGATTTTAGGTGCAATTTTACTTAAAATTTACGTCTAA